One genomic region from Streptomyces sp. NBC_01431 encodes:
- a CDS encoding NaeI family type II restriction endonuclease gives MLPIDVSAAANMQSQLLLQKDPALEAVYAHLCEIDPTGQRFATVLRDTIDQLLNGEVTGRYDWKTLFKTEKTHAGTVVEINLQREFKFNDGTDMDYEIAGSDVDCKYSQQFGGWMIPPEAVGHLCLLVWADDYTSRWSAGLLRILPEWLNKGNNRDLKLTVKAEHRNKILWLWHGAELPENVLLHMDETDRKAVFAHSSGQARLNELFRRAQQRRIGRNVVRTLAQQKDYMKRVRGNGGSRSSLQQEGILIMGDYDSHKRVAAQLHLPVPMEGEFVSVRVAEASLEEASLPSVVLDGRRWIVAKPAHAPQKAPSLPSHTK, from the coding sequence TTGCTCCCGATCGACGTATCCGCAGCAGCCAACATGCAGTCCCAGCTCCTGCTGCAGAAAGACCCTGCACTGGAAGCTGTCTACGCTCATCTCTGCGAAATCGATCCCACAGGGCAGCGCTTCGCGACAGTGCTCCGCGACACGATCGATCAGCTGCTCAACGGTGAAGTCACCGGCCGGTACGACTGGAAAACGCTCTTCAAAACCGAGAAGACCCATGCCGGCACCGTCGTCGAGATCAACCTCCAGCGCGAGTTCAAGTTCAATGATGGTACGGACATGGACTATGAGATCGCGGGCTCCGACGTCGACTGCAAGTATTCGCAGCAGTTTGGCGGCTGGATGATCCCTCCCGAGGCCGTGGGCCATCTGTGCCTGCTTGTCTGGGCGGATGACTACACGAGCCGCTGGAGCGCCGGCCTCCTCCGGATACTTCCGGAGTGGCTCAACAAGGGGAACAATCGCGACTTGAAGTTGACCGTCAAGGCCGAACACCGGAACAAAATCCTCTGGCTCTGGCACGGCGCTGAGCTACCGGAAAACGTCTTGTTGCACATGGACGAGACCGACCGCAAGGCTGTCTTCGCACACTCCTCGGGACAGGCCCGGCTGAACGAACTGTTCCGGCGGGCTCAGCAGCGACGCATCGGGCGCAATGTCGTCCGGACCCTCGCTCAGCAGAAGGACTACATGAAGCGCGTACGAGGTAACGGAGGGTCCAGATCCTCCCTCCAGCAGGAAGGCATCTTGATCATGGGCGACTACGACAGCCATAAGCGGGTTGCCGCCCAGCTCCACCTCCCCGTGCCGATGGAGGGAGAATTCGTCAGTGTCCGCGTGGCCGAAGCCAGCCTTGAGGAGGCTTCGCTCCCCAGCGTGGTCCTGGACGGACGACGCTGGATTGTGGCCAAACCGGCACACGCCCCACAAAAGGCACCTTCCCTCCCCAGCCACACTAAATAG
- a CDS encoding SEC-C domain-containing protein, whose protein sequence is MRPDTPADHTAEAERLLRTATQYPEDHEPLLLQAAAHLELAGDRPRATTLYDRLLASQVDHPHLVKAFKAANLWEYGHEPEARAIIDGIRQAAPLDPAAWEIVAETLESHDELDLAHASLTTALTLLGVAEVAVDSTAIPYSTQSLLTTRHRVRRLLALPHDTWDTLADELHTAPISLDELHDPKRLWSLGSEDPAELQAELARLRAELGSYRAALSRPFPVAVLHWPEPELDELLRTYPELQSEYPTHAAHLLDIEASLRELAATGTANLGIVTGTIPSYEAFAASEYSSPSNADLLPQYATTLAARGRAVAWPPGRGADCWCGSGVNYGDCHGVE, encoded by the coding sequence ATGCGCCCCGACACGCCTGCCGATCACACTGCCGAAGCCGAGCGTCTGCTGCGCACCGCGACGCAGTACCCGGAGGACCACGAGCCGCTGCTCCTACAGGCCGCGGCCCATCTGGAACTCGCCGGAGACCGCCCCCGGGCCACCACGCTCTACGACCGCCTGCTGGCCTCTCAGGTGGATCACCCCCATCTGGTGAAGGCGTTCAAGGCGGCGAACCTGTGGGAGTACGGCCACGAGCCGGAGGCCCGCGCGATCATCGACGGCATCCGCCAGGCCGCGCCGCTGGACCCGGCGGCGTGGGAGATCGTCGCGGAGACCCTGGAGTCCCACGACGAACTCGACCTGGCCCACGCCTCACTGACAACTGCGCTGACCCTGCTGGGAGTTGCGGAGGTGGCCGTCGACTCGACGGCGATCCCGTACAGCACGCAGTCCCTCCTGACCACGCGCCACCGGGTACGCCGCCTGCTCGCCCTGCCCCACGACACCTGGGACACCCTGGCCGACGAGCTGCACACCGCGCCGATCTCCCTGGACGAACTCCACGACCCGAAGCGCCTGTGGTCCCTGGGCTCGGAGGACCCGGCCGAACTCCAGGCGGAACTCGCCCGCCTGAGAGCGGAGTTGGGCAGCTACCGGGCCGCCCTGTCCCGCCCGTTCCCGGTGGCGGTCCTGCACTGGCCGGAACCGGAACTGGACGAACTCCTCAGGACGTACCCGGAGCTGCAATCCGAATACCCCACGCACGCCGCCCACTTGCTGGACATCGAAGCGTCCCTGCGCGAACTGGCGGCCACCGGCACCGCCAACCTGGGCATCGTGACAGGCACGATCCCCTCGTACGAGGCCTTCGCAGCCTCGGAGTACTCCTCCCCGTCCAACGCCGACCTCCTCCCGCAATACGCGACGACGCTGGCCGCCCGAGGCCGCGCAGTGGCGTGGCCGCCGGGCAGGGGGGCGGACTGCTGGTGCGGGTCGGGGGTCAACTATGGGGACTGTCACGGGGTCGAGTAG
- a CDS encoding class E sortase, which produces MRRAIPVVVRGGRGRRAWAARGLWAGAELAVTFGLVVLLLVAHQLWWTNREARAEAGRTVHSLEREWGADTPLPSAAPPDEQVGARSAPAGTPRASGGKPAGAAKAAPRWEQAYAVIRIPRIGITAPIAEGISKAGVLDKGYVGHYVQSAQPGQTGNFALAGHRNTHGEPFRYINQLRAGDQVIVETRDTVYTYVVDSTLPQTSSGDSGTIAAVPHSEVKPSYGYSTPGRYITLTTCTPEFTSTYRLVVWGKLTQSRPR; this is translated from the coding sequence GTGCGCAGAGCGATACCGGTGGTGGTGCGGGGCGGGCGCGGGCGGCGGGCGTGGGCGGCCCGGGGGTTGTGGGCCGGCGCCGAGCTCGCCGTGACGTTCGGGCTCGTGGTGCTGCTGCTCGTCGCGCACCAGCTGTGGTGGACCAACCGGGAGGCCCGTGCGGAGGCCGGGCGGACCGTTCACTCCCTGGAGCGGGAGTGGGGAGCTGATACTCCCCTGCCGTCGGCGGCGCCTCCCGACGAGCAGGTCGGCGCCCGGAGCGCCCCGGCAGGTACTCCGCGTGCTTCCGGTGGCAAGCCGGCTGGGGCCGCGAAGGCCGCGCCCCGCTGGGAGCAGGCGTACGCCGTGATCCGGATCCCGCGGATCGGGATCACCGCGCCCATCGCCGAGGGCATCAGCAAGGCCGGGGTCCTCGACAAGGGGTACGTCGGGCACTACGTGCAGAGCGCGCAGCCGGGGCAGACCGGGAACTTCGCGCTCGCCGGCCATCGCAACACCCACGGAGAGCCGTTCCGCTACATCAACCAGTTGAGGGCCGGGGACCAAGTGATCGTCGAGACGCGGGACACCGTCTATACGTACGTCGTTGACTCCACCTTGCCGCAGACCTCCTCCGGCGACAGCGGGACCATAGCGGCCGTGCCCCACAGTGAGGTCAAGCCCTCGTACGGGTACAGCACGCCTGGGCGCTACATCACCCTCACTACCTGCACGCCGGAGTTCACCTCCACCTACCGGCTGGTCGTGTGGGGCAAGTTGACGCAGAGCCGACCGCGTTAG
- a CDS encoding DUF3311 domain-containing protein, giving the protein MRRRIHVLWLGVPYVLYLGALPLVNRVRPVVFGLPFLFLWLLIATLFTPLAIWMTWRGDQRLRQRQDARGGEALGARDE; this is encoded by the coding sequence ATGCGTCGTCGAATTCATGTGCTCTGGCTGGGGGTGCCCTACGTTCTGTATCTGGGGGCGCTGCCCCTCGTGAACCGGGTGCGGCCCGTCGTGTTCGGGCTGCCGTTCCTGTTCCTGTGGCTGCTCATCGCGACACTGTTCACTCCCCTCGCCATCTGGATGACCTGGCGAGGGGACCAGCGGCTCAGGCAGCGACAAGACGCGCGGGGCGGGGAAGCGCTGGGGGCGCGCGATGAGTGA
- a CDS encoding sodium:solute symporter family protein gives MSDAAVATTIFAVFMVATVVLGLLAVRGRAGAGGGLTEWSVGGRSLGTVFIWVLMAGESYTSFSYLGAAGWGYNYGAPVLYVVAYLSCGYAVGYVVGPMLWAHARRHGLVGITDMVAHRYGRPWVGALVALLATVFLLPYIQLQITGMGVVVSTISYGALSLNWGYFIAFAVTTGFVVVSGLRGSAWVSVLKDVLVIATLAFLAIYVPQHYFGGYGDFLDRVVSEKRDWVTLPGHGGAFGQAWFATTSVLNSLTIVIFPTTVAGYLGARNADVLRRNAMLLPAYNVLLFVPMLLGMAALFVVPGLAGADSNLALFRLVVDSLPAWTVGVVGVAAALSSIVPMAVFMLVIGTMWGRSVLSLVPRLRERQKAASQVVVVVAGALALLMTYTVPNTLVRLSLISYEGMAQLLPMLLLGLVWRRVTLTGGLAGLAVGVAMVCWFVFSDRDPVWGVNAGVIALGVNLLVAVAVSYVGPKGVVVADDMLARDPIHEERVRG, from the coding sequence ATGAGTGACGCCGCTGTCGCCACCACTATTTTCGCTGTCTTCATGGTGGCCACCGTTGTTCTCGGGCTCCTGGCCGTACGCGGCCGTGCGGGCGCGGGCGGCGGGCTCACCGAATGGTCCGTCGGCGGTCGGAGCCTTGGGACCGTGTTCATCTGGGTGCTGATGGCGGGCGAGAGCTACACCAGCTTCAGCTACCTGGGCGCCGCGGGCTGGGGCTACAACTACGGCGCTCCCGTGCTCTATGTGGTCGCCTATCTGTCGTGCGGCTACGCGGTGGGCTATGTGGTCGGGCCCATGTTGTGGGCCCACGCGCGGCGGCACGGACTTGTGGGGATCACCGACATGGTGGCCCACCGCTATGGGCGGCCCTGGGTCGGAGCGCTCGTCGCGCTCCTCGCGACCGTCTTCCTGCTGCCGTACATCCAGTTGCAGATCACCGGCATGGGCGTCGTCGTCTCGACCATCTCCTACGGTGCGCTCTCGCTCAACTGGGGCTATTTCATTGCTTTCGCGGTCACCACCGGCTTCGTCGTCGTCAGCGGGCTGCGCGGCAGCGCCTGGGTGTCCGTACTCAAGGACGTGCTCGTCATCGCCACCCTGGCCTTCCTCGCGATCTATGTGCCCCAGCACTACTTCGGCGGGTACGGGGACTTCCTCGACCGGGTGGTCAGTGAGAAGCGGGACTGGGTCACGCTGCCGGGGCACGGCGGGGCCTTCGGGCAGGCGTGGTTCGCCACCACCTCCGTGCTCAACTCCCTCACCATCGTCATCTTCCCGACCACCGTCGCCGGATACCTCGGCGCCCGCAACGCCGACGTCCTGCGGCGCAACGCCATGCTGCTGCCCGCGTACAACGTGCTGCTCTTCGTGCCGATGCTGCTCGGGATGGCGGCGCTGTTCGTCGTGCCGGGGCTGGCCGGCGCCGATTCCAACCTGGCGCTCTTCAGGCTGGTCGTGGACTCGCTGCCCGCGTGGACCGTGGGGGTCGTCGGGGTGGCGGCGGCTCTCTCCTCCATTGTTCCGATGGCCGTGTTCATGCTGGTCATCGGCACCATGTGGGGGCGCAGCGTGCTCTCGCTCGTGCCCCGGCTGCGGGAGCGGCAGAAGGCGGCGTCGCAGGTCGTCGTGGTCGTCGCGGGGGCGCTCGCCCTGCTCATGACGTACACCGTGCCCAACACGCTCGTACGCCTCTCCCTCATCTCGTACGAAGGGATGGCGCAGCTCCTGCCGATGCTGCTGCTCGGCCTGGTGTGGCGGAGGGTGACCTTGACGGGCGGGCTCGCCGGGCTGGCCGTGGGGGTCGCGATGGTGTGCTGGTTCGTGTTCAGCGACCGTGACCCCGTGTGGGGGGTCAACGCCGGGGTCATCGCCCTCGGCGTCAACCTCCTTGTGGCGGTGGCGGTTTCATACGTAGGGCCCAAGGGGGTAGTGGTGGCCGACGACATGCTGGCCCGCGATCCCATTCACGAGGAGCGCGTGCGGGGGTGA
- a CDS encoding MFS transporter, whose product MTQAARTTGTTQPPQATASGGARPGATLAVTSAATAVALMNYTAPMLTLPGMTASFHTALSAQAWLLNGAPLGLAALLLIAGSLADDHGRRRVFLIGTLALGITMALGALAPTTLAFTLARIAQGMASAAILASSLGLLVAAFPVGAARIRATGVWGAFVSAGIAVGPLLAGGLATFNWRLVYAVLAVPALITGGFALRALSESRSPRGGRPDVPAAVTLGLAFTALIGALTLGRDGWLRPPVLALLLAAAALTTAFVVVERRAATPMIDLALFRRAEFLASSAGALFTGLAVIGFFSYLPALLAQLLGTSPMNAAWLFVLWSGTAFVVALQARRLGGRIAARHQLAIGFALHAAGVLAMLGALASGPLPRLVPGLLVAGTGSGLLNAALPRLAVESVPPERAAMGSGANNTARYIGSSAGVALTIALAPAGPDTVIVVSAALAVVAGALTLTLRSRREV is encoded by the coding sequence ATGACGCAGGCAGCACGCACCACCGGCACGACCCAGCCCCCGCAGGCGACCGCGTCGGGCGGCGCCCGGCCCGGCGCCACCCTTGCCGTCACCAGCGCCGCCACCGCCGTGGCGCTGATGAACTACACGGCCCCGATGCTGACGCTGCCCGGCATGACCGCGTCGTTCCACACCGCGCTCTCCGCCCAGGCCTGGCTGCTCAACGGCGCCCCGCTCGGTCTCGCCGCACTGCTCCTCATCGCGGGCAGCCTCGCCGACGACCACGGCCGCCGCCGGGTCTTCCTGATTGGCACCCTCGCCCTCGGCATCACCATGGCGCTGGGCGCGCTGGCTCCCACCACACTGGCCTTCACCCTCGCCCGGATCGCGCAAGGCATGGCCTCGGCCGCCATCCTCGCGAGCAGTCTCGGCCTGCTGGTCGCCGCCTTCCCTGTGGGCGCCGCACGCATCCGGGCCACCGGAGTGTGGGGCGCCTTCGTCAGCGCGGGCATCGCCGTCGGCCCCCTCCTCGCCGGCGGCCTGGCCACCTTCAACTGGCGCCTGGTGTACGCCGTTCTGGCCGTACCCGCGCTGATCACCGGGGGATTCGCGCTGCGCGCCCTGTCGGAGTCCCGCTCGCCTCGCGGCGGCCGCCCCGACGTACCGGCGGCGGTCACCCTGGGCCTCGCGTTCACCGCCCTGATCGGCGCGCTGACCCTGGGCCGCGACGGCTGGCTGCGCCCGCCGGTGCTCGCCCTGCTGCTGGCCGCGGCCGCTCTCACGACCGCCTTCGTCGTCGTGGAGCGCCGCGCGGCCACCCCCATGATCGATCTGGCGCTCTTCCGCCGCGCGGAGTTCCTGGCCTCCTCGGCGGGCGCCCTGTTCACCGGCCTCGCCGTCATCGGCTTCTTCAGCTATCTGCCCGCCCTGCTGGCCCAGTTGCTCGGCACCTCACCGATGAACGCGGCCTGGCTGTTCGTCCTGTGGTCGGGCACCGCGTTCGTGGTGGCGCTCCAGGCCAGGCGCCTCGGCGGCCGAATCGCCGCCCGCCACCAACTCGCCATCGGCTTCGCCCTGCACGCGGCCGGGGTCCTGGCGATGCTGGGCGCCCTCGCCTCCGGCCCGCTGCCGCGCCTGGTACCCGGCCTGCTGGTCGCGGGCACAGGCAGCGGCCTGCTCAACGCCGCGCTCCCCCGCCTCGCCGTCGAATCGGTCCCGCCGGAGCGGGCGGCGATGGGCTCGGGCGCCAACAACACGGCCCGCTACATCGGTTCGTCGGCGGGCGTCGCCCTGACGATCGCCCTGGCTCCGGCAGGACCGGACACGGTGATCGTGGTGTCGGCGGCCCTCGCGGTGGTGGCCGGGGCCCTGACGCTGACCCTGCGCTCACGCCGCGAGGTATAG
- a CDS encoding winged helix-turn-helix transcriptional regulator, producing the protein MALGKDYDYAAQECSIARALEIVGERWTLLVVRDALYGVRRYNDFLVHLKIPRAVLAARLQSLTEAGVLEKRRYQESPPRDEYVPTALGLALWPALRALGLWGRAFNPDARPKRTFHHVECGTELGAYGECGSCGRMIAPGDVEMRPGPGLGPAEDPVSRALRAPRRLLEPLELQPRDSA; encoded by the coding sequence ATGGCTCTCGGCAAGGACTACGACTACGCGGCACAGGAGTGCTCCATCGCCCGCGCGCTGGAGATCGTCGGGGAACGCTGGACGCTGCTCGTGGTGCGCGACGCGCTCTATGGGGTGCGGCGCTACAACGACTTCCTGGTGCACCTCAAGATCCCGCGGGCCGTGCTCGCCGCGCGCCTCCAGTCCCTCACCGAGGCCGGAGTCCTGGAGAAGCGGCGCTATCAGGAATCGCCGCCGCGCGACGAGTACGTACCGACCGCGCTCGGTCTCGCGCTCTGGCCGGCGCTGCGTGCGCTCGGGCTGTGGGGGCGGGCCTTCAATCCGGACGCGCGGCCGAAGCGGACCTTCCACCACGTGGAGTGCGGGACCGAGCTCGGGGCGTACGGGGAGTGCGGTAGCTGCGGGCGGATGATCGCGCCGGGGGACGTCGAGATGCGGCCGGGACCCGGGCTCGGGCCCGCCGAGGATCCGGTCAGCCGGGCCCTGCGGGCGCCGAGGCGACTGCTGGAGCCCCTGGAGCTCCAGCCCCGCGATTCCGCCTAA
- a CDS encoding DUF6412 domain-containing protein produces MSGALARGARLTRPLLGLFLFLLAQGVLIEGGSLSAAVALAATAAAGSALAVCATLASRAVPQVPRTRVRTAIRDRERRTAFLPQRDPDASGRPRPRAPGRLVPTAA; encoded by the coding sequence ATGAGCGGTGCACTCGCGCGTGGCGCTCGGCTGACCCGGCCGCTGCTCGGTCTCTTCCTGTTCCTGCTCGCCCAGGGTGTCCTCATCGAGGGCGGCTCGCTGTCCGCCGCCGTCGCGCTCGCCGCGACCGCCGCCGCCGGCTCCGCGCTCGCCGTGTGCGCGACCCTCGCGTCCCGGGCGGTGCCCCAGGTGCCGCGCACCCGGGTGCGTACTGCGATCCGCGACCGGGAACGGCGTACCGCCTTCCTGCCGCAGCGCGATCCCGACGCCTCCGGGCGGCCACGGCCCCGAGCACCCGGTCGTCTCGTCCCGACGGCCGCGTAG
- a CDS encoding YidC/Oxa1 family membrane protein insertase → MFTSLFSAVASLAEHLAALLEPVFHGASTAAAIVLFTALVRLAVHPLSRQAARGQKAQAKLRPQMAALREKHGKDSKALQKAVMELHAAEKVSPLSGCLPSLLQMPAFFLLYHLFSSKQIGGKANGLLDHTLFAAPLGGNWTQALADGGAFGARGLVYLVLFAIVAAVATFNYRRMKRQMAATPVVAPAGQDAMPGMAAMSKFMPLLSFATLFTVAVVPLAAALYVVTSTTWTAVERAFLYKDMLPAPAALATAA, encoded by the coding sequence ATGTTCACGTCCCTTTTCAGCGCTGTCGCGAGCCTCGCCGAGCACCTCGCCGCCCTGCTCGAACCGGTCTTCCACGGTGCTTCGACGGCTGCCGCGATCGTGCTTTTCACTGCTCTTGTACGTCTCGCTGTGCACCCACTGTCGCGCCAGGCAGCACGGGGTCAGAAGGCGCAGGCCAAATTGCGGCCGCAGATGGCCGCGCTGCGCGAGAAGCACGGCAAGGACAGCAAGGCGCTCCAGAAGGCGGTCATGGAGCTGCACGCCGCGGAGAAGGTGTCGCCGCTGTCGGGCTGCCTGCCCAGCCTGCTCCAGATGCCCGCGTTCTTCCTGCTCTACCACCTGTTCTCCAGCAAGCAGATCGGCGGGAAGGCGAACGGGCTGCTCGACCACACCCTCTTCGCCGCGCCGCTCGGCGGGAACTGGACCCAGGCGCTCGCGGACGGTGGGGCCTTCGGGGCGCGTGGGCTCGTGTACCTGGTGCTGTTCGCGATCGTCGCGGCCGTGGCCACCTTCAACTACCGGCGGATGAAGCGTCAGATGGCGGCCACGCCGGTCGTGGCGCCCGCGGGGCAGGATGCGATGCCCGGCATGGCGGCGATGAGCAAGTTCATGCCGCTGCTGTCCTTCGCGACGCTGTTCACCGTCGCGGTGGTGCCGCTCGCGGCCGCGCTGTACGTCGTGACCAGCACCACCTGGACCGCCGTCGAGCGGGCCTTCCTCTACAAGGACATGCTGCCCGCGCCCGCCGCGCTGGCGACCGCGGCCTGA
- a CDS encoding fumarylacetoacetate hydrolase family protein: MKLLRVGNAGEERPALLDADGTLRDLSGLVTDIDGELLADEFALDRIRAAADTGVLPALDDAGARVGPPVARIGKVVCIGLNYHDHAEETGAAIPAEPVVFFKAADTVVGPHDTVLIPRKSVKTDWEVELAIVIGRTARYVADDEDPLAYVAGYAVSHDVSEREFQIERGGTWDKGKNCETFNPFGPWLVTRDEVPDPQALSLRLWVNGELKQDGSTSRQIFPVAEVVRYVSQFMTLYPGDVINTGTPAGVAMGQAEPKPYLRAGDVVELEISGLGRQRQALKSA, encoded by the coding sequence ATGAAGCTGCTGCGCGTAGGCAACGCCGGTGAAGAGCGCCCCGCGCTGCTGGATGCCGACGGAACCCTGCGGGACCTGTCCGGCCTCGTGACGGACATCGACGGCGAGCTGCTCGCCGACGAGTTCGCACTGGACCGGATACGGGCCGCGGCGGACACCGGCGTGCTGCCCGCGCTCGACGACGCCGGAGCACGCGTCGGGCCGCCGGTGGCGCGGATCGGCAAGGTCGTGTGCATCGGGCTGAACTACCACGACCACGCCGAGGAGACGGGCGCGGCGATCCCCGCCGAGCCGGTCGTCTTCTTCAAGGCGGCGGACACGGTGGTCGGGCCGCACGACACGGTGCTCATTCCGCGCAAGTCCGTGAAGACGGACTGGGAGGTCGAGCTCGCCATCGTCATCGGGCGCACCGCGCGGTACGTGGCGGACGACGAGGACCCGCTGGCGTACGTCGCCGGGTACGCGGTGTCGCACGACGTCTCCGAGCGGGAGTTCCAGATCGAGCGCGGCGGCACGTGGGACAAGGGAAAGAACTGCGAGACGTTCAACCCGTTCGGGCCGTGGCTGGTCACCCGGGACGAGGTGCCCGACCCGCAGGCGCTGTCGCTCAGGCTCTGGGTCAACGGGGAGCTGAAGCAGGACGGGTCGACGTCGCGGCAGATCTTCCCCGTCGCGGAGGTCGTGCGGTACGTCAGCCAGTTCATGACGCTGTACCCGGGGGACGTCATCAACACGGGTACGCCTGCCGGGGTGGCCATGGGGCAGGCGGAGCCGAAGCCGTATCTGCGGGCGGGGGATGTCGTGGAGCTGGAGATTTCCGGACTGGGACGGCAGCGGCAGGCGCTCAAGTCCGCTTAG
- a CDS encoding heme-degrading domain-containing protein, giving the protein MEAEQRRLVLGEFTLDDAWALGVLLRELAVERGAPVTIDVRHGTRQAFRCALPGSSADNDAWIDRKRRVAERYAAPSLLVGARFRAKGTTFEESSRLDPDAFAAHGGSYPVTVKGVGVVGTATVSGLPQAEDHALVTRALEQLMNRGEG; this is encoded by the coding sequence CTGGAGGCCGAGCAACGGCGGCTGGTGCTGGGCGAGTTCACGCTCGATGACGCCTGGGCGCTCGGCGTGCTGCTGCGCGAGCTCGCCGTGGAACGCGGGGCGCCGGTCACCATCGACGTACGGCACGGCACCCGGCAGGCGTTCCGCTGCGCGCTGCCCGGCTCCAGCGCCGACAACGACGCCTGGATCGACCGCAAGCGCCGCGTCGCCGAACGCTACGCGGCGCCCTCGCTCCTGGTCGGCGCCCGCTTCCGGGCCAAGGGCACGACGTTCGAGGAGTCGTCCCGCCTGGACCCGGACGCCTTCGCCGCGCACGGGGGTTCGTACCCGGTGACGGTGAAGGGTGTCGGGGTCGTGGGAACGGCCACGGTCTCCGGCCTGCCTCAGGCCGAGGACCACGCCCTGGTCACGCGGGCGCTGGAGCAGCTGATGAACCGCGGCGAAGGCTGA
- a CDS encoding Gfo/Idh/MocA family oxidoreductase, whose product MKDPRNAHQTADLRVGLVGFGLAGSVFHAPLIAATDGLVLDTVATSNPERQAQARAEYGEGLRVVDSPEELYDAGIDLVVIASPNKTHVPIATDALKAGLPVVVDKPLAGTAAEARGLAALAEARGLLLSVFQNRRWDNDFLTLRSLLADGELGEVQRFESRFERWRPQPKGGWRESGDPAEIGGLLYDLGSHVVDQALVLFGPALRVYAEADVRRPGAQADDDTFIAITHASGVRSHLYVSATTAQLGPRFRVLGSAAGYVKYGLDPQETALREGRRPSSGGPWGVEPESVWGRVGCGESPLTGGGRPLETLPGDYPAYYAAIVKALREGGEPPVTAHEAAAALDVLEAARRSAREGMTVELSL is encoded by the coding sequence ATGAAGGATCCCAGGAACGCTCACCAGACCGCTGACCTTCGCGTGGGACTCGTGGGCTTCGGCCTGGCGGGCTCCGTCTTCCACGCGCCGCTGATCGCCGCGACCGACGGCCTCGTCCTGGACACCGTGGCCACCTCGAACCCCGAGCGCCAGGCGCAGGCGCGCGCCGAGTACGGCGAGGGCCTGCGCGTGGTGGACTCGCCCGAGGAGTTGTACGACGCCGGTATCGACCTGGTGGTGATCGCCTCGCCGAACAAGACCCACGTCCCGATCGCCACGGACGCCCTGAAGGCCGGCCTTCCGGTCGTCGTCGACAAGCCGCTGGCGGGCACGGCGGCCGAGGCGCGCGGCCTCGCGGCCCTCGCCGAGGCGCGCGGCCTGCTGCTCTCGGTCTTCCAGAACCGCCGCTGGGACAACGACTTCCTGACCCTGCGGAGCTTGCTCGCGGACGGCGAGCTCGGCGAGGTCCAGCGTTTCGAGTCGCGCTTCGAGCGGTGGCGCCCGCAGCCCAAGGGCGGCTGGCGCGAGTCCGGCGACCCCGCGGAGATCGGCGGCCTGCTGTACGACCTGGGCAGCCACGTCGTGGACCAGGCGCTCGTACTGTTCGGCCCGGCGCTGCGCGTCTACGCGGAGGCCGATGTACGCCGCCCCGGCGCCCAGGCCGACGACGACACCTTCATCGCGATCACGCACGCGAGCGGCGTCCGCTCACACCTGTACGTGAGCGCGACGACCGCCCAACTCGGCCCACGTTTCAGGGTGTTGGGCTCGGCCGCCGGTTATGTGAAGTACGGCTTGGACCCGCAGGAGACCGCACTGCGCGAGGGCAGGCGCCCTTCGAGCGGCGGACCGTGGGGCGTGGAGCCCGAATCCGTGTGGGGCCGGGTCGGCTGCGGCGAGTCCCCGCTGACCGGCGGCGGCCGCCCGCTGGAGACGCTGCCCGGCGACTACCCGGCGTACTACGCCGCGATCGTGAAGGCCCTGCGCGAAGGCGGCGAACCCCCGGTCACCGCCCACGAGGCCGCGGCCGCCCTGGACGTCCTGGAAGCGGCCCGCCGCTCGGCCCGCGAGGGCATGACGGTGGAGCTCTCGCTGTGA